CAGATAAATGGAAACCGGCACGTGTTCCTTGCGCAGGATGTTCAGGAAGGGGTCTTGTAACATTTGCCCTTTAGAGCTCATTCGTTTTTCTCCGAATCGTTGATTGTTGTATTAACTGTCCAGCGAACAGCGCGGCGGCCTGCTTATTTTTAGCAGAAAACATTCCGCCGTACTATTTCTTGCTGTTTTTGCCGTATCGAACTTCTTTTTCCCTGCCCCGCATCTTGGACATCGGCTTGGGCTTGGCCCGCGGCTTGTCCTTTTCGTCGTTGTCGAACGGGTTCTCCGACGACTTGTACTGCACTCGCAACGGCGTGCCCTGCAACTTGAACACTTTACGGAAAGTGTGCTCGAGATAGCGGGTGTAACTGGCCGGAATGCTGTCCAGCGCGTTGCCGTGCACCACGATGATGGGCGGATTCTGCCCGCCCTGGTGCGCATAGCGCATCTTGGGACGGATCAGGCCGGAGCGCGGCGGCTGCTGACGCTCCAACGCCACCTGCAGCACACGGGTGAGCGTGGGCGTCGCCAGCTTGATCATCGCGGCGCGGTAAGCCTCGTCGATGGACTTGAACAAGTCTGCCACACCACGGCCTTCGATGGCCGAGATGTAATGAAACTTTGCGAAATCCAGGAAATTCAGCTTGCGGGCGATCTCACGGCGCACGTTTTCCTTCTGCTCGCCGTCCAGGTTGTCCCACTTGTTCACCGCCACCACCAGCGCGCGGCCCGCTTCCAGCGCGAAGCCGGCGATGGTGGCGTCCTGCTCGGAGATGTCCAGCTGCGCGTCCAGCACCAGCACCGCGACGTTGGCGTCCTCGATCGCCTTCATGGTCTTGATGACGGAAAACTTCTCCAGCATCTCGTTGACCTTGGCGCGGCGGCGCACGCCGGCAGTGTCGATGATGGTATAAGTATGGCCTTCGCGCTCAAAATCAATATAGATGCTGTCGCGCGTAGTCCCGGCCTGGTCGAAGGCGATGACCCGCTCTTCACCGAGAATGGCATTCACCAGCGTGGACTTGCCGACATTGGGACGGCCGATCACCGCGAACTTCGGATGGCGGCTGTCTTCTTCCTCCACCTCGTCGGGAAAGCCTTCCAGCACCAGCTCCATCAGCTCGCGCACGCCGTCGCCGTGGGCGGCGGAGATCACCAGCGGCTCGCCCAGCGCCAGTTCGTGGAACTCGGCGCCGGCGATGGCGTGCTTCATGCCCTCGGCCTTGTTGACCGCCAGGAACACCGGGCGGTCCAGCTGACGCAAGCGGTTGGCGATGATCTTGTCCTGCGGCGTCAGGCCGGAGCGGCCATCCACCAGAAAGACCACGGCGTCCGCCTCGTCGACGGCCTGCAGTGTTTGCTTGGCCATTTCGAACAGAATGCCTTCGTCCACCACCGGCTCGAAGCCGCCGGTATCGACCACCAGATACGGCTTCTCGCCCACCCGGCCTTGGCCGTAGTGGCGGTCACGCGTCAGGCCCGGCTGGTCGGCGACCAGCGCGTCGCGGCTGCGTGTCAGCCGATTGAAAAGGGTCGACTTGCCCACATTGGGGCGGCCGACCAGCGCTACGGTAGGTTTCATCTAAAACAGCTTATCCCAGATTCAGCATCGCCAGGCGGCCGTCACGTCCCTGTACCAGGGCGGAGGAGCCAAGCGACACCGGTTGATTGACCGGCCCGGTGGTGCCGATCTTGTTGCGTCCGACGATGCCTCCGCTCTCGTTGGACAGCAAATGGGCATAGCCCTCGCCATCCACCACCAGCACGAAGCGCCCGATCATCGCGGGACCGGACACGTCGCGGTATTTGAGGTCGTCGTTTTTCCAGACATTGCGGCCGCTCTGGCGATCATACGCCCAGATCGAGCCGTCCTCCGCCGTCACGTAGACATTGCGGGCATCCACCGCCACGCCGCGGCTGGAAGATACTTCCCGCGCCCACTGCAGGCTGCCGCTGCGAGCGTCGAAGCAGGCCACTCGGCCCTGGTAGGCCACCGCGCACACCTGGCCGCCGTCGAAAACCGGGCGGCTGGTGACGTCGGTGACGCGCTCCAGTTCGGTGGCACCGCGCGGCGTCGCCACCGCGCCTTGCCAGATGGTGTTGCCGGTGAGCGGATTGACGATGTCGACTCGGCCGCCGGCCTGCCCCACCATCACCGCTTCGCGGCCCACCGCGCGCATCGAACCATCGTTGCGCACAGTCAGTTGCGGCAGCACGTTGACTACCGACCATTGCTGCTTGCCGTCGGCCAGGCTGAAGCCGGTCAGACGCGCATCATTGGTGCGGACCACAGCGATGTCGCCGGCGATCTGCGGCGGCTCGAGCATCAGGCTGGTCAGCGGCTGCTCCCACAGCATCTTGCCGCTGACGCGGTCGACTGCCAGCAGTTTGGCGTCCTGGCTACCCACCAGCACGGTATCGCCACTGACGGCGACGCCGCTGCTCAGCCCGCGCTTCAGCGCCACATCGGCCTGCGCGCGTCCAGACAACGCGTCTACGCTGCGGATGCGGCCTTCGGCGTCGGCGGCCACCACATTGCCGTTGGCATAGACTGGCAGAAAGCTGGCGGCCGGCGCGGCCTGCTTCAATGTCCATTTGACGTCCAGCGCCTGCAATGGCTTGATGGCGGCGAGCGGCGTCGGCTGGAACTGGGTGGAGCCCTCGAACCAGCTGGCGCAGCCGGCCAGCAACAGAGAAGACATCAGGGCGGTAAGCAATAGTTGGCGGCGCATGCGGTCAGCCTCCCAACGCGTCAAGCTTGGTTTGCACCAACTGGCGGCTCGGGCTTTCCTCCCCCTGCTTGGCCAAGGCGGCCTTGTAGGCGTCGCGCGCCGCGCCGTTGTCGCCCTTGGCGACGAAGACGTCGCCCTTCAGCTCCAGATATTCAGCGTCGAACGCGGCCGGATGCGCCTGGTTCAGCTCTCCGATCGCGCCATCGTATTTCTTCTGGTCCAGCAACAGCGAGGCGAGACGGATGCGGGCGATGGCCTGCAACTCCTCGTCCTTGCCGTTCTTCAGTACCCATTCCAACTGGCTGCTCGCCAGCGCGGGATCATTCTTGTCGAAAGCGGCTTTGGCCAGCACCAGCGCCGCGCGGCTAGCGTAGATGGTACCGCCGAACTCGCCCTGCAGCTGCTGGGCGGCGGTCTTCAGCTTGGAAATGTCCTTGGCGGCCGCCGCGTTGTCGACAGCCTCGTACGCTGCGGCGGCTTTTTCCGCCTGCCCGCGCTCGTACATGCCGTAAGCCTTGTAGCCCAGGTAGCCCAGGCTGACCGCCAGCACCGCGCCGCCGATCAGCTTGCCCCACTGTTGCCAGAAGGCCTTCATCGAGTCGATCTGTTCCTGTTCCTGCAAGTCGAACGCCATCGCGTTCCCCTTTCTATCAAGCTTTCAGAGAGGCAAGGGTGGCCACAACCGCATCGGCCGCCACGGTCTGCTGGGCGACGTCGGCGCGCAGCGCCTTCACCACAGCCTGACCGGCCTGGATTTCGTTTTCGCCGACGATCAGCGCGAACTCCGCGCCGCTGGCGTCAGCCTTTTTCATTTGCGACTTGAAGCTGGCCTCGCCCAGATGCTGCACCACCGAGTAGCCGGCGGCGCGCAGGCTCTGCGCCAGTTTCATCGAATACAGCCCCGCGCCTTCGCCCTGGTTGACCAGAAACACGTCGACGCTGCGCTGCGCCGGCAGCAGGTCCTTGTCCTGCAGCAGCAGCAGCACGCGCTCCATGCCCATGCCGAAGCCGATGCCCGGCGCACCCTTGCCGCCCAGTTGCTCGATCAGGCCGTCGTAACGGCCGCCGGCGCAGATGGTGCCCTGGGCGCCCAGCTCGGTGGTCACCCATTCGAACACCGAGCGGTTGTAGTAGTCCAGGCCGCGCACCAGGCGCGGGTTCTCGATGTACTCGATGCCCAGCGCGGCGATCATAGTCTTCCAGCCCTCGTAGTGGGCGCGGGACTCCTCGCCCAGGTAGTCGGACAGCTTGGGCGCGGCGTTGGCCATTTCCTGCAGCGCCGGATTCTTGGTGTCCAGCACCCGCAACGGATTGCTGTGCATCCGGCGCTTGCCGTCTTCATCCAGGATGTCGACGTGGCGCTCCAGATAGGCGATCAGCGCCTCGCGGTGGGCGGCGCGCTCTTCTGCGTTGCCCAGCGAATTGATCTCCAGCTTCACGTACTGGCTGATGCCCAGGCGGCGCCACAGGTCGGCGGTCATCGCGATGATCTCGGCGTCGATGTCCGGACCGGCGAAGCCCAGCGCTTCCACGCCCACCTGGTGGAACTGGCGGTAACGCCCCTTCTGCGGCCGCTCATGGCGGTACATCGGGCCCATGTACCACACCTTCTGCGTGGCGTTGTACAGCAGGTTGTGCTCCACCACCGCGCGCAGCGTGCCGGCGGTGCCTTCCGGGCGCAGCGTCAGGCTGTCGCCGTTGAGGCTGTCGACGAAAGTGTACATTTCCTTTTCGACGATGTCGGTCACTTCGCCGATGGAGCGCACGAACAGCGGCGTGCCTTCGACGATGGGGGTGCGGATGTTCTGATAGCCGTAATCGGCCAGCAGCTTGCGCAGCGCCTCTTCAAAGTATTCCCACTGATAGGATTCGGCCGGCAGCACATCGTTCATGCCTTTGACCGCTTGGTATTTCTGAGCCATCGTTATCTTCTTGTATCAGCTGAATTAGGTTTCCGTCAGACCTTCACCGGCTGGATCGGAATGGTGCGGCTGGCGCTTTCGCGGCGCTTGGCCCCGCCCTCGCCGTAGCGGGTCTTGACGTACTCGTCGACGATGGCGGTAAACTCCGCCGGGATGTTGTCGCCCTTCAGCGTCACATCCTTCCGGCCATCCACGTACACTGGAGCCACCGGCACTTCGCCGGTGCCGGGCAGCGAGATGCCGATGTCGGCCAGCTTGGATTCGCCCGGCCCGTTGACCACGCAGCCCATCACCGCCACCTTCATGTCCTCGACTCCCGGATACTGCAGCCTCCATACCGGCATCTGCTCGCGCAGATAACTCTGGATATGGTCGGCCAGCTCCTGGAAAAAGGTGCTGGTGGTGCGGCCGCAGCCCGGACAGGCTGTGACCAGCGGCGTGAAGCTGCGCAGGCCCATGGTTTGCAGCAGCTCCTGCGCCACCACCACCTCTTTGGTGCGCGCCTCGCCCGGTTGCGGCGTCAGGGAGATGCGGATGGTGTCGCCTATGCCTTCCTGCAACAGCACCGCCAGCGCGGCGCTGGAGGCGACGATGCCCTTGCTGCCCATGCCGGCCTCGGTCAGGCCCAGGTGCAGCGGATAGTCGCAACGGCTGCCCAGTTCGCGGTAGACGCTGATCAGGTCCTGCACATTGCTGACCTTGCACGACAGAATGATGTTGTCCGGCGACAGGCCGATTTCCACCGCCTTCTCCGCCGACTCCAGCGCCGATACGATCAGCGCTTCCTGCATCAGCTTGGGCAGCGTCAAGGGATGCGCGGCCCGGCTGTTGGCATCCATCATCCGCGCCAGCAGTGCCTGGTCCAGACTGCCCCAGTTGACGCCGATGCGCACGGCCTTGTCGTGCTCCATCGCCTCCTGGATCATGAAGGCGAACTTGTCGTCGCCCTTGACGCCCTTGCCGACGTTGCCCGGATTGATCCGGTATTTGGCCAGCGCCTTCGCGCAATCCGGAAACTCCTTCAGCAGCCGGTCGCCGTTGAAGTGGAAATCGCCGACCAGCGGCACGTCGCAACCCAGATCGTCCAGCCGCTGGCGGATTTCCGCCACCCGAGCCGCCGCTTCCGGCGAGTTGACGGTGATGCGCACCACTTCGGAGCCGGCCTGCGCCAGCTGGTACACCTGCTCGGCCGTGCCCGCCGCGTCGGCGGTGTCGGTGTTGGTCATCGACTGCACCATCACCGGCGCGCTCGAACCCACCAAAACATGCCCCACCCGCACCAGGCGGGTGGGACGGCGCGCGATATTCACGCTATCCATTCGCTACCCTGCATCACTTGAGTTGAATCTTGGCGGTGGTGCCCTTGATCTTGTCGGACAAATCCACCGGCTTGCCGTTGTAGCTCAGCTCCACTTGGCTGGCGTTGCCTATCACCACTTTGAACGGCGCGCTGCCGGTCACTTCCGCCGGGTCGCCCGGCTGCATCACCTTGTATATCAGCCTGCGGCCGTCGGCGTCCTGCACCGACACCCAGGCCGCGTCCTTGACGTTGATGCTGACCTTGTCCGAGCCGGATGCCGCAGGCGCGCTGGCTTGGGACTTGGCCGCGGCCAGCTTGGCCACCACCGCCAATGCTGCCGACGCTGCGGGCTTGGCAGCGACCGGTACGCTGGCGGCCTGGGCCGCTTGCTTCGCTGCGGGCACGGAAGCCGCGCCCGCGGGCGAAGACGGCTGCTCGGTCAGCATCGGCGCCAATTCATTCGCCGCATGCTCGGACGGTTTTTCCGGCGAGCTCTCCCGATTGGCGTACCAGTATCCGCCGCCGGCCAGCGCCGCGGCCACCAGCAGCAAGGCCACCCACTTGCCCGCGCCGCCCTGCGCCGCGTCCTCAACCGTTTCCTCGGGCTCCGGCGCCAGCTCGCGCGCCGTCGTGCCCTTGACCAGATTGGCCACATCGTTGACCGCGGACGGGAAGTGCTGTTCCAGCGCCTTCATCAGCGGTTCGGGATCCACTTCCAGAAAGCGGGCGTAATTGCGGACGAAACCGCGGACGAAGGTGGCGCCGGGCAACGAGTCGAAATCGTCGCGCTCAATCGCATCCAGTTGCCTGAGCGACAGCTTCAATCTGTCCGCCACCTCTCCCAGGCCGAGGCCGGCCGCTTCGCGGGCGGCCTTCAGGGCGGCGCCGATGCCGCTGGGCTTCGGCGCGTCATGATATTCGTTCTTTTCTTCCATCCTCAGCTTCCACTCAACAGCAGTTGTGTTTCCCTAGAGTCCGGAAACCGGGTCTTTAGTTCATTCGCGCAGGCTTTTTCCTGCGCGCCGTCCCCGGTTTTGCGGGCGATCCTGGCGCCCAGCCACAGGTCGGCGGCGCTCATGCCATCCAGCCCGCCGCCTCCGCGCAAACGTTCGAAATAGAACGCCGCCAGCTTGGCGTTGCCCAGGCCCAGATGCATGTCGGCCAGCACGCTCAGCGCCGGCCCGTAATTGGGCGCGATCCGCAGCGCGCTCAGCAAATAATCATTGGCCTGATCGGTCCGCCCCAGCTTGGCGCTGCAGCGGCCCAGGTTCAAATAGGCCGATTGCGGCGAATCATACAACGGATTGGCCAGCGCCTTCTGGAACAGCGCCAGCGAGTCCTGCTCCCGTCCATGCTCGCACAGGAACAGTCCGTAATTGTTGTTGGCCTGCGGATTGGATGGCTCCAGCTTCAGAGCCTGCAGGTAATCTTGCTCCGCCCTCGCGTCCATCTGCAGCAGGCCCAGCACGTAGGCGCGGCCCAAATAGGCGGTCACGAAGGCCGGATCGGCCCGCACCGCCTGGTCGGCATTGTCCAGCGCCGCCTTGAGGTTGCCTATTCTCGCGTACTCGACCGACAGCTGGCTGCGTATCCTCGCCAGCTCATTCGGATTTCCATCCGCCGCGGCGGGGGCGATCATGCCAAATGCCAACAGCCATCCAGCCCATCTCCCCCGCCATGGCGTCATGATTTCCTGTCCTCTATGATCTGCGTCCACTTGGCCTGGCGCCGCGTCTTGTCCTGCACCTGGCCGGCCAGCTGGCCGCAGGCCGCGTCGATATCGTCGCCGCGGGTCTTGCGCACGGTCACCACGTATCCTTGTTCTTGCAGAATTTCACGGAAAATGCGAATCGCGTTGTTGCTGGAGCGATCATAACCCGAGTTCGGGAACGGGTTGAACGGGATCAGATTGAACTTGCAAGGCACGTCCCGCACCAGCTCCAGCAGCTGGCGAGCATGTTCCGGCCTATCGTTGACCCCGTCAAGCATCACATATTCAAAGGTGATGAAATCGCGCGGCGCCTTTTCCAGATAGCGGCTACAGGCGGCCATCAGCTCGGACAGCGGATATTTCTTGTTGATCGGCACGATCACGTCGCGGATCGCGTCGTTGGGCGCGTGCAGGGACACGGCCAGCGCCACCGGGCATTCCTCGCGCAGCCGGTCCATCTGCGGCACCAGGCCGGAGGTGGACAGCGTCACCCGGCGGCGCGACAGGCCGTAGCCATGGTCGTCCAGCATGATCTGCATCGCGCTGACCACGTTGTCGAAGTTGGCCAGCGGCTCGCCCATGCCCATCATCACCACGTTGGACACCACGCGCTCGTTCTTGGGCGTCACGCCCATCGCCTTGTTCGCCCACCACAGCTGGCCGATGATCTCGGCGGTGGACAAGTTGCGGTTGAATCCCTGGCGGCCGGTGGAGCAGAACGTGCACTCCAGCGCGCAACCCACCTGGGATGACACGCACAAGGTGCCGCGATCGTCTTCCGGAATGAACACGGTTTCCACACCGTTGCCGGTGCCGACATCGAGCAGCCACTTGCGGGTGCCATCACTGGACTCCTGCCCTGTCATCAGCGACGGCACGCCCACCTCGGCGCGCTCGTGCAGCTTGGCGCGCAGGCTCTTGGCGAGGTCGGTCATCGCGTCGAAATCGTCTTCGGCCATCTGGTGCATCCAGCGCATCACTTGCTTGGCGCGGAACGGCTTCTCGCCCATCTCGGCGAAATGCCGGGTAAGCTGGTCCAGATTGAAGTCGAGCAGGTTGGTTTTCATGCAATCCTCAGCAGGCAAAAGAGGCCGCCGGCAGCGGCGACCTCCGGTCATTCAACTACTTTTGAATCAGCGGGAGCTGATTTCGGAAGCGGCGAAGAAGTAAGCCACTTCGATGGCAGCGTTTTCCACGCTGTCGGAGCCGTGAACGGCGTTGGCGTCGATCGACTCGGCGAAATCGGCGCGGATGGTGCCGGCTTCAGCCTTCTTCGGATCGGTGGCGCCCATCAACTCGCGGTTCTTCAGCACGGCGTTCTCGCCCTCCAGCGCCTGGATCATCACCGGGCCGGAAACCATGAAGTCGACCAGATCCTTGAAGAACGGACGCTCTTTGTGCACGGCGTAGAAGCCTTCGGCTTCGGCGCGGGACAGTTGCTTCATCTTGGCGGCCACAATCTTCAGACCGGCGGATTCAAAGCGGTCGTAGATTTTGCCGATCACGTTTTTAGCGACGGCATCCGGCTTAACGATGGACAAGGTACGTTCGATTGCCATATAAATTCTCCCTAACGACAAGACAACTGGCTAAACTTAAGTATTATGACGCCAGTCGGGTTACCCAATTCTGACGAACCCGTTATTTTAGCAGCGTTTTCAATCACGTGCTGCACATTCCATTCAGGCACCATGCGCGAACAAAACCAACAGCAGACGCCGTATGACGGCGAAGACGAATCCAACCTCAACGGCAAGCTGAAAAAACGGCTATGGATCGCCGGCGGCCTGGTCGCTGTGGCACTGGCGGCCATCCCGCTGATGGACGCGCTGACCAAGCAAAAAGTGGAAATGAACAGCGACGCGCAAAGCCCGAGCTCCGGCAAGATCATCAAGCCGGCCTCCTCGCCGGAAACCGGGGCCATCATCCAGCCCAAACCCGCCAGCGCGCCGACCGAACAAAGCAGCGCGCCGATAACGGAAACCGCCAACAGCGCGCCGGCCGCGCCGGCGGAAAGCGCGCCCGCCACCCCCGACCTGAGCAAAACACCAGCCATCGCCAATCAGCAAGCGCCGCGACACGCGCCCTCGCAGGCCACCCCCCACCCCGCAGCAGGCCCGAAAAACGCCCCCGCCGCCGCGCGCGAGACGCCGCCGCCAGCCAAGGCGCCCACGCAGCACGCCGCCGCCCACTCCGAAAGCATCCCGACGCCACCCCCGCCGCAAAACGCGGCGCAGGCCGCGCAGGAACCCGCGGCCAAAGCCGCGGCGCCCGCCAAGGCCGAGCCCGCCGGCAGCTCAGTCGGCTACCAGGTCCAGCTGGGACT
This genomic window from Chromobacterium phragmitis contains:
- the rlmN gene encoding 23S rRNA (adenine(2503)-C(2))-methyltransferase RlmN; amino-acid sequence: MKTNLLDFNLDQLTRHFAEMGEKPFRAKQVMRWMHQMAEDDFDAMTDLAKSLRAKLHERAEVGVPSLMTGQESSDGTRKWLLDVGTGNGVETVFIPEDDRGTLCVSSQVGCALECTFCSTGRQGFNRNLSTAEIIGQLWWANKAMGVTPKNERVVSNVVMMGMGEPLANFDNVVSAMQIMLDDHGYGLSRRRVTLSTSGLVPQMDRLREECPVALAVSLHAPNDAIRDVIVPINKKYPLSELMAACSRYLEKAPRDFITFEYVMLDGVNDRPEHARQLLELVRDVPCKFNLIPFNPFPNSGYDRSSNNAIRIFREILQEQGYVVTVRKTRGDDIDAACGQLAGQVQDKTRRQAKWTQIIEDRKS
- the bamB gene encoding outer membrane protein assembly factor BamB, which encodes MRRQLLLTALMSSLLLAGCASWFEGSTQFQPTPLAAIKPLQALDVKWTLKQAAPAASFLPVYANGNVVAADAEGRIRSVDALSGRAQADVALKRGLSSGVAVSGDTVLVGSQDAKLLAVDRVSGKMLWEQPLTSLMLEPPQIAGDIAVVRTNDARLTGFSLADGKQQWSVVNVLPQLTVRNDGSMRAVGREAVMVGQAGGRVDIVNPLTGNTIWQGAVATPRGATELERVTDVTSRPVFDGGQVCAVAYQGRVACFDARSGSLQWAREVSSSRGVAVDARNVYVTAEDGSIWAYDRQSGRNVWKNDDLKYRDVSGPAMIGRFVLVVDGEGYAHLLSNESGGIVGRNKIGTTGPVNQPVSLGSSALVQGRDGRLAMLNLG
- the pilW gene encoding type IV pilus biogenesis/stability protein PilW, producing the protein MIAPAAADGNPNELARIRSQLSVEYARIGNLKAALDNADQAVRADPAFVTAYLGRAYVLGLLQMDARAEQDYLQALKLEPSNPQANNNYGLFLCEHGREQDSLALFQKALANPLYDSPQSAYLNLGRCSAKLGRTDQANDYLLSALRIAPNYGPALSVLADMHLGLGNAKLAAFYFERLRGGGGLDGMSAADLWLGARIARKTGDGAQEKACANELKTRFPDSRETQLLLSGS
- the hisS gene encoding histidine--tRNA ligase, whose translation is MAQKYQAVKGMNDVLPAESYQWEYFEEALRKLLADYGYQNIRTPIVEGTPLFVRSIGEVTDIVEKEMYTFVDSLNGDSLTLRPEGTAGTLRAVVEHNLLYNATQKVWYMGPMYRHERPQKGRYRQFHQVGVEALGFAGPDIDAEIIAMTADLWRRLGISQYVKLEINSLGNAEERAAHREALIAYLERHVDILDEDGKRRMHSNPLRVLDTKNPALQEMANAAPKLSDYLGEESRAHYEGWKTMIAALGIEYIENPRLVRGLDYYNRSVFEWVTTELGAQGTICAGGRYDGLIEQLGGKGAPGIGFGMGMERVLLLLQDKDLLPAQRSVDVFLVNQGEGAGLYSMKLAQSLRAAGYSVVQHLGEASFKSQMKKADASGAEFALIVGENEIQAGQAVVKALRADVAQQTVAADAVVATLASLKA
- a CDS encoding YfgM family protein, which produces MAFDLQEQEQIDSMKAFWQQWGKLIGGAVLAVSLGYLGYKAYGMYERGQAEKAAAAYEAVDNAAAAKDISKLKTAAQQLQGEFGGTIYASRAALVLAKAAFDKNDPALASSQLEWVLKNGKDEELQAIARIRLASLLLDQKKYDGAIGELNQAHPAAFDAEYLELKGDVFVAKGDNGAARDAYKAALAKQGEESPSRQLVQTKLDALGG
- a CDS encoding helix-turn-helix domain-containing protein; translation: MEEKNEYHDAPKPSGIGAALKAAREAAGLGLGEVADRLKLSLRQLDAIERDDFDSLPGATFVRGFVRNYARFLEVDPEPLMKALEQHFPSAVNDVANLVKGTTARELAPEPEETVEDAAQGGAGKWVALLLVAAALAGGGYWYANRESSPEKPSEHAANELAPMLTEQPSSPAGAASVPAAKQAAQAASVPVAAKPAASAALAVVAKLAAAKSQASAPAASGSDKVSINVKDAAWVSVQDADGRRLIYKVMQPGDPAEVTGSAPFKVVIGNASQVELSYNGKPVDLSDKIKGTTAKIQLK
- a CDS encoding SPOR domain-containing protein — translated: MREQNQQQTPYDGEDESNLNGKLKKRLWIAGGLVAVALAAIPLMDALTKQKVEMNSDAQSPSSGKIIKPASSPETGAIIQPKPASAPTEQSSAPITETANSAPAAPAESAPATPDLSKTPAIANQQAPRHAPSQATPHPAAGPKNAPAAARETPPPAKAPTQHAAAHSESIPTPPPPQNAAQAAQEPAAKAAAPAKAEPAGSSVGYQVQLGLFSSINNAQKLVRELQKHGISAHTVTRVQLGPFKNRAEAEEAMKKLKELGYAPLLAAGSQ
- the der gene encoding ribosome biogenesis GTPase Der, producing the protein MKPTVALVGRPNVGKSTLFNRLTRSRDALVADQPGLTRDRHYGQGRVGEKPYLVVDTGGFEPVVDEGILFEMAKQTLQAVDEADAVVFLVDGRSGLTPQDKIIANRLRQLDRPVFLAVNKAEGMKHAIAGAEFHELALGEPLVISAAHGDGVRELMELVLEGFPDEVEEEDSRHPKFAVIGRPNVGKSTLVNAILGEERVIAFDQAGTTRDSIYIDFEREGHTYTIIDTAGVRRRAKVNEMLEKFSVIKTMKAIEDANVAVLVLDAQLDISEQDATIAGFALEAGRALVVAVNKWDNLDGEQKENVRREIARKLNFLDFAKFHYISAIEGRGVADLFKSIDEAYRAAMIKLATPTLTRVLQVALERQQPPRSGLIRPKMRYAHQGGQNPPIIVVHGNALDSIPASYTRYLEHTFRKVFKLQGTPLRVQYKSSENPFDNDEKDKPRAKPKPMSKMRGREKEVRYGKNSKK
- the ndk gene encoding nucleoside-diphosphate kinase — protein: MAIERTLSIVKPDAVAKNVIGKIYDRFESAGLKIVAAKMKQLSRAEAEGFYAVHKERPFFKDLVDFMVSGPVMIQALEGENAVLKNRELMGATDPKKAEAGTIRADFAESIDANAVHGSDSVENAAIEVAYFFAASEISSR
- the ispG gene encoding flavodoxin-dependent (E)-4-hydroxy-3-methylbut-2-enyl-diphosphate synthase, which encodes MDSVNIARRPTRLVRVGHVLVGSSAPVMVQSMTNTDTADAAGTAEQVYQLAQAGSEVVRITVNSPEAAARVAEIRQRLDDLGCDVPLVGDFHFNGDRLLKEFPDCAKALAKYRINPGNVGKGVKGDDKFAFMIQEAMEHDKAVRIGVNWGSLDQALLARMMDANSRAAHPLTLPKLMQEALIVSALESAEKAVEIGLSPDNIILSCKVSNVQDLISVYRELGSRCDYPLHLGLTEAGMGSKGIVASSAALAVLLQEGIGDTIRISLTPQPGEARTKEVVVAQELLQTMGLRSFTPLVTACPGCGRTTSTFFQELADHIQSYLREQMPVWRLQYPGVEDMKVAVMGCVVNGPGESKLADIGISLPGTGEVPVAPVYVDGRKDVTLKGDNIPAEFTAIVDEYVKTRYGEGGAKRRESASRTIPIQPVKV